From the genome of Motacilla alba alba isolate MOTALB_02 chromosome 13, Motacilla_alba_V1.0_pri, whole genome shotgun sequence, one region includes:
- the DBN1 gene encoding drebrin isoform X1 produces the protein MAGVGFAAHRLELLASYQDVIGEDSPTDWALYTYEDGSDDLKLAASGGGGLLELSGHFEIQKVMYGFCSVKDPQAVLPKYVLVNWVGEDVPDARKCACASHVAKIAEFFQGVDVIVNASSVEDIDPGAIGQRLSNGLARVSSPVLHRLRLREDENAEPVGTTYQKTDATVEMKRLNREQFWEQAKKEEELRKEEERKKALDARLRFEQERMEQERLEQEERERRYREREEQIEEHRRKQQSLEAEEARQRLKEQSIFGDQQEEDDRQQFRKSESEVEEAAAIIAQRPDNPREFFKQQERVASGSSDAVSPGSHRTGRLHCPFIKTADSGPPSSSSSSSSPPRTPFPYISCHRTPNLSSFFPCSQSDAFRKASAAGCSPCEPSAPATPLGQPGPRAPADQTPATPKESPSPSAQEPGPATPEQHWPFPGPEDKAIEPPGDEPSPRPVWTAGGDALGDLVTLEPTEPSLPPVADEPQTEEAPNPESLIDLWQSDGVTAPAAWPLPAAPVPETPPAMLPEEGALLSLDELPEPPATFCDAEQEDEDEEEAAGEGDPQSQDLGCQHTPQEDTPGRETPPITNGEMAPKDGTPGRGEQASEGYFSQSQEEEVPPSEELSAKAPQPVFYNKPPEIDITCWDADPLPEEEESFGGAL, from the exons ATGGCTGGCGTCGGCTTCGCGGCGCACCGCCTGGAGCTGCTCGCCTCCTACCAGGACGTGATCGGCGAGGACAGCCCCACCGACTG GGCCCTCTACACATACGAGGATGGCTCTGATGACCTGAAGCTGGCAGCATCAGGAG GTGGAGGTTTGCTGGAGCTTTCTGGCCACTTTGAGATTCAGAAGGTGATGTATGGCTTCTGCAGCGTCAAGGACCCCCAGGCCGTGCTCCCCAAATATGTCCTCGTCAACTGG GTGGGTGAGGACGTGCCGGACGCCCGCAAATGCGCCTGTGCCAGCCACGTAGCCAAGATTGCCGAGTTCTTCCAG GGTGTCGATGTCATTGTCAACGCCAGCAGCGTGGAGGACATTGACCCCGGGGCCATCGGGCAGCGGCTGTCCAACGGGCTGGCCCGTGTCTCCAGCCCGGTGCTGCACCGCCTGCGGCTGCGCGAGGACGAGAACGCCGAGCCCGTG GGCACCACTTACCAGAAAACCGATGCCACCGTGGAGATGAAGCGGCTCAACCGGGAGCAGTTCTGGGAGCAGGCAAAG AAAGAGGAGGAATTGCGTAAGGAGGAAGAGCGGAAAAAGGCCCTGGATGCCCGGCTGCGGTTCGAGCAGGAGCGGATGGAGCAGGAgcggctggagcaggaggagcggGAACGGCGCTACCGGGAGCGCGAGGAGCAGATCGAGGAGCACAG gaggaagcagcagagcttggAGGCGGAGGAGGCCCGGCAGCGCCTGAAGGAGCAGTCCATCTTT GGGGACCAGCAAGAGGAGGACGACAGGCAGCAGTTTAGGAAATCAGAGTCAGAGGTGGAG gaggCTGCTGCCATCATTGCTCAGCGGCCTGACAACCCCCGGGAATTCTTCAAGCAGCAGGAGCGGGTGGCATCGGGCAGCAGCGATGCTGTCTCACCAGGCAGCCACAGGACAg GTCGTCTGCACTGTCCTTTCATAAAGACAGCTGACAGTGGGCcaccttcttcctcctcctcctcctcctcccccccacGGACCCCCTTCCCCTATATCTCCTGCCACCGCACTccaaatctctcctctttcttcccaT GCAGCCAGTCGGACGCCTTCCGCAAGGCCTCGGCGgcgggctgcagcccctgcgAGCCCAGCGCGCCCGCCACGCCGCTGGGCCAACCGGGCCCCCGCGCGCCCGCTGACCAGACGCCGGCAACGCCCAAAG AgtcccccagccccagcgcaCAGGAGCCCGGGCCAGCCACGCCCGAGCAGCACTGGCCCTTCCCGGGGCCCGAGGACAAGGCCATCGAGCCCCCTGGGGACGAGCCCAGTCCCAGGCCAGTGTGGACAGCGGGGGGTGATGCCCTGGGGGACCTGGTGACCCTGGAGCCCACCGAGCCCTCCCTGCCACCCGTGGCTGACGAGCCCCAAACTGAGGAAGCCCCCAACCCCGAGAGCCTCATCGACCTGTGGCAGAGCGACGGGGTGactgccccagctgcctggcCCCTGCCTGCTGCGCCTGTCCCTGAGACCCCCCCGGCCATGCTGCCCGAGGAGGGGGCCCTGCTGAGCCTGGATGAGCTGCCTGAGCCCCCTGCCACCTTCTGCGACGCggagcaggaggatgaggatgaggaagaggcAGCTGGCGAGGGGGACCCCCAGTCCCAGGATCTGGGCTGCCAGCACACGCCCCAGGAAGACACCCCGGGCCGAGAGACGCCCCCCATCACCAATGGGGAGATGGCGCCCAAGGATGGGACACCGGGTCGTGGGGAGCAG GCCAGCGAGGGCTACTTCAGCCAGtcccaggaggaggaggtgccCCCCAGTGAGGAGCTGTCGGCCAAAGCCCCCCAGCCCGTGTTCTACAACAAGCCCCCAG AGATCGACATCACGTGCTGGGACGCAGACCCTCTGCCCGAGGAAGAGGAGAGCTTTGGGGGGGCCCTGTAA
- the PRR7 gene encoding proline-rich protein 7, with product MVMSQGTYTFLTCFAGFWLIWGLIVLLCCFCSYLRRRVKRQQEERLREQSLRALEMEPLHYEGYGGSPPGIAIPHRLRLEPHHHHHHPHHIPPPRPWSCRHGKEQGGALASPEHVPPPGLGGIRRESRGAALTAAGVRGGLCLAESDLSKPPCYEEALLMAEPPPPYSEVLMDTRGLYRKINAPFLSHERLEKQEQPPSYKPLFLDAGYGSALHLPRSASPGPACPDLYLQQECSPRMFPSWTDSELSSRDTYETGPWHLPVSMPLFGRTTAV from the coding sequence ATGGTGATGTCCCAGGGCACCTACACCTTCCTCACCTGCTTCGCGGGCTTCTGGCTCATCTGGGGCCTCATcgtgctgctgtgctgcttctgcagctaCCTGCGGCGGCGGGTGAAGCGGCAGCAGGAGGAGCGGCTGCGGGAGCAGAGCCTGCGCGCGCTGGAGATGGAGCCGCTGCACTACGAGGGTTACGGGGGCAGCCCCCCCGGCATCGCCATTCCCCACCGCCTCCGCCTCGAGCcccaccatcaccatcaccaccCCCACCACATCCCACCCCCCCGGCCCTGGAGCTGCCGGCACGGtaaggagcagggaggggctCTCGCATCCCCGGAGCACGTGCCTCCCCCTGGTTTGGGGGGGATACGACGCGAGAGCCGGGGCGCAGCGCTGACGGCAGCAGGGGTCCGGGGGGGGCTTTGCCTTGCAGAGTCAGACCTGTCAAAGCCGCCGTGCTATGAGGAGGCGCTGCTGATGGCGGAGCCCCCCCCGCCATACAGCGAGGTGCTGATGGACACGCGGGGGCTCTACCGCAAAATCAACGCCCCTTTCCTGAGCCATGAGCggctggagaagcaggagcagcctcccagCTACAAACCCCTTTTCCTGGACGCCGGCTACGGTTCAGCGCTGCACCTGCCCCGCTCAgccagccccggccctgccTGCCCGGACCTCTACCTGCAGCAGGAGTGCTCCCCACGCATGTTTCCCAGCTGGACGGACTcggagctcagcagcagggacacctaCGAGACGGGACCCTGGCACCTCCCGGTCTCCATGCCCCTCTTCGGCAGGACTACCGCTGTCTAA
- the DBN1 gene encoding drebrin isoform X2: protein MAGVGFAAHRLELLASYQDVIGEDSPTDWALYTYEDGSDDLKLAASGGGGLLELSGHFEIQKVMYGFCSVKDPQAVLPKYVLVNWVGEDVPDARKCACASHVAKIAEFFQGVDVIVNASSVEDIDPGAIGQRLSNGLARVSSPVLHRLRLREDENAEPVGTTYQKTDATVEMKRLNREQFWEQAKKEEELRKEEERKKALDARLRFEQERMEQERLEQEERERRYREREEQIEEHRRKQQSLEAEEARQRLKEQSIFGDQQEEDDRQQFRKSESEVEEAAAIIAQRPDNPREFFKQQERVASGSSDAVSPGSHRTGSQSDAFRKASAAGCSPCEPSAPATPLGQPGPRAPADQTPATPKESPSPSAQEPGPATPEQHWPFPGPEDKAIEPPGDEPSPRPVWTAGGDALGDLVTLEPTEPSLPPVADEPQTEEAPNPESLIDLWQSDGVTAPAAWPLPAAPVPETPPAMLPEEGALLSLDELPEPPATFCDAEQEDEDEEEAAGEGDPQSQDLGCQHTPQEDTPGRETPPITNGEMAPKDGTPGRGEQASEGYFSQSQEEEVPPSEELSAKAPQPVFYNKPPEIDITCWDADPLPEEEESFGGAL, encoded by the exons ATGGCTGGCGTCGGCTTCGCGGCGCACCGCCTGGAGCTGCTCGCCTCCTACCAGGACGTGATCGGCGAGGACAGCCCCACCGACTG GGCCCTCTACACATACGAGGATGGCTCTGATGACCTGAAGCTGGCAGCATCAGGAG GTGGAGGTTTGCTGGAGCTTTCTGGCCACTTTGAGATTCAGAAGGTGATGTATGGCTTCTGCAGCGTCAAGGACCCCCAGGCCGTGCTCCCCAAATATGTCCTCGTCAACTGG GTGGGTGAGGACGTGCCGGACGCCCGCAAATGCGCCTGTGCCAGCCACGTAGCCAAGATTGCCGAGTTCTTCCAG GGTGTCGATGTCATTGTCAACGCCAGCAGCGTGGAGGACATTGACCCCGGGGCCATCGGGCAGCGGCTGTCCAACGGGCTGGCCCGTGTCTCCAGCCCGGTGCTGCACCGCCTGCGGCTGCGCGAGGACGAGAACGCCGAGCCCGTG GGCACCACTTACCAGAAAACCGATGCCACCGTGGAGATGAAGCGGCTCAACCGGGAGCAGTTCTGGGAGCAGGCAAAG AAAGAGGAGGAATTGCGTAAGGAGGAAGAGCGGAAAAAGGCCCTGGATGCCCGGCTGCGGTTCGAGCAGGAGCGGATGGAGCAGGAgcggctggagcaggaggagcggGAACGGCGCTACCGGGAGCGCGAGGAGCAGATCGAGGAGCACAG gaggaagcagcagagcttggAGGCGGAGGAGGCCCGGCAGCGCCTGAAGGAGCAGTCCATCTTT GGGGACCAGCAAGAGGAGGACGACAGGCAGCAGTTTAGGAAATCAGAGTCAGAGGTGGAG gaggCTGCTGCCATCATTGCTCAGCGGCCTGACAACCCCCGGGAATTCTTCAAGCAGCAGGAGCGGGTGGCATCGGGCAGCAGCGATGCTGTCTCACCAGGCAGCCACAGGACAg GCAGCCAGTCGGACGCCTTCCGCAAGGCCTCGGCGgcgggctgcagcccctgcgAGCCCAGCGCGCCCGCCACGCCGCTGGGCCAACCGGGCCCCCGCGCGCCCGCTGACCAGACGCCGGCAACGCCCAAAG AgtcccccagccccagcgcaCAGGAGCCCGGGCCAGCCACGCCCGAGCAGCACTGGCCCTTCCCGGGGCCCGAGGACAAGGCCATCGAGCCCCCTGGGGACGAGCCCAGTCCCAGGCCAGTGTGGACAGCGGGGGGTGATGCCCTGGGGGACCTGGTGACCCTGGAGCCCACCGAGCCCTCCCTGCCACCCGTGGCTGACGAGCCCCAAACTGAGGAAGCCCCCAACCCCGAGAGCCTCATCGACCTGTGGCAGAGCGACGGGGTGactgccccagctgcctggcCCCTGCCTGCTGCGCCTGTCCCTGAGACCCCCCCGGCCATGCTGCCCGAGGAGGGGGCCCTGCTGAGCCTGGATGAGCTGCCTGAGCCCCCTGCCACCTTCTGCGACGCggagcaggaggatgaggatgaggaagaggcAGCTGGCGAGGGGGACCCCCAGTCCCAGGATCTGGGCTGCCAGCACACGCCCCAGGAAGACACCCCGGGCCGAGAGACGCCCCCCATCACCAATGGGGAGATGGCGCCCAAGGATGGGACACCGGGTCGTGGGGAGCAG GCCAGCGAGGGCTACTTCAGCCAGtcccaggaggaggaggtgccCCCCAGTGAGGAGCTGTCGGCCAAAGCCCCCCAGCCCGTGTTCTACAACAAGCCCCCAG AGATCGACATCACGTGCTGGGACGCAGACCCTCTGCCCGAGGAAGAGGAGAGCTTTGGGGGGGCCCTGTAA